In the Marinilabiliales bacterium genome, AAATTACCGTGAAACATCTGCTTTCGAATACTTCAGGAATTCCCGACTATTTTTCTCAACGGCTGGCAAACGGTAAAAAGGCAGATGCCAGCCTTTTCAGTGGCAATGACGAAGCATGGACCCGGGAGAGGGTGGTTGAGGCCACAGCTCGGCGATCAATGCCATGTTGAAGATTATAAAGGCTGCGAGGGACTGAATAATATCATGATATTATTCCAAATACCACCATTATCTGCATCGGGGCTCCCATTATGAAATGAATCACAATTGCCGTGCTGGTGTTCCTGGTTTTATACGTGACAAGCGGCACCAGCAGCAACAAAGGCAAAGCAACAATATTGACAAGCAGGCCAAAAGACAAGTGAAAGACCCCATGCAACACCCCGTTGAAAATCCATGCATAATTGCCCAATGCCACCTCCTGCCTCGGGAGGATGTAACCCCGCCATAATATCTCCTCGCCAACATAGTTGAAGAAGAAAAACAGGGGCAATAACAGCAGGAAAAAGCGTTCCCGGCCGGCAAGCCTTTCCGGCTCTATGGGGGAAATGTTCTTAAGGTCAGCAATATCAATACCCAGGGGCATTATCACCAAAAAGGAAACAATCAAACCAATCAATACAACCGCAACCAGGAAACCGGTAATAATCCAGAGCCAGTCATTTTTGGTGATCCTTTTGATCCTCAAACGTTCAAGGACAGTTTTA is a window encoding:
- a CDS encoding CPBP family intramembrane metalloprotease, producing MNSPKKIGVVYSILLFLIPGIIFWVHLNHTIPLLTMVFGLSAYAAWLISGTFLLFMPLFILTLLLMKSDGYSLDRKTVLERLRIKRITKNDWLWIITGFLVAVVLIGLIVSFLVIMPLGIDIADLKNISPIEPERLAGRERFFLLLLPLFFFFNYVGEEILWRGYILPRQEVALGNYAWIFNGVLHGVFHLSFGLLVNIVALPLLLLVPLVTYKTRNTSTAIVIHFIMGAPMQIMVVFGIIS